In one window of bacterium DNA:
- a CDS encoding YkgJ family cysteine cluster protein — MSDECRKCALAGTSCCQGTQIVLTTGDLSRISAFLGEEGFHTVELPDLQYLDPGYDPEWLSLTLRPDGRRLVLKRSSELRCCFLQEKGCRLPADLRPLICRLHPYAYTREGILGIDETCPLANDPGWPFRLEGMGMPAQTAREWHRLLYAELQADRDRELPPLRPPRPAAPCGPVRVCA, encoded by the coding sequence ATGAGCGACGAATGCCGAAAGTGCGCCCTGGCCGGCACCTCGTGCTGCCAGGGCACCCAGATCGTTTTAACCACCGGGGACCTCTCCCGGATATCCGCCTTTCTGGGAGAAGAAGGGTTCCATACCGTGGAACTACCCGATCTTCAATATCTGGATCCGGGGTACGATCCCGAATGGCTCTCCCTGACGCTGCGGCCCGACGGCCGCCGCCTGGTTCTCAAACGCAGCTCCGAGCTGCGGTGCTGTTTTCTGCAAGAAAAGGGCTGCCGTCTTCCCGCCGACCTTCGGCCGCTGATCTGTCGCCTTCACCCCTATGCCTACACCCGGGAAGGCATCCTGGGGATCGACGAGACCTGCCCGCTGGCGAACGACCCGGGCTGGCCCTTCCGGCTGGAGGGGATGGGGATGCCGGCGCAGACCGCTCGGGAATGGCACCGCCTTCTCTACGCCGAGCTCCAGGCCGACCGCGACCGCGAGCTGCCGCCCCTGCGCCCGCCGCGCCCCGCCGCCCCCTGCGGCCCGGTCCGGGTCTGCGCCTGA
- the frr gene encoding ribosome recycling factor: protein MLPEEALEEMELKMLKSVDVVKGEFASIRTGKASPALIENIVVDYYGTRSRLRDLAGISTPEARLLVVQPWDPNSLSDIEKAIMQANVGLNPSNDGKIIRIPVPEISEERRRDLVKVIKKIAEEGKVSIRNVRREANHQIEELGKGGKVPEDEKFRFLEEVQTKTDEYVREIEDLLAAKERELLEI, encoded by the coding sequence ATGCTCCCCGAGGAAGCCCTTGAGGAGATGGAACTGAAGATGCTGAAATCGGTCGACGTGGTCAAGGGCGAATTCGCCTCGATCCGGACCGGGAAGGCGTCTCCGGCCTTGATCGAGAACATCGTCGTCGATTATTACGGGACCCGGAGCCGGTTGCGCGACCTGGCCGGAATTTCCACCCCCGAAGCCCGTCTCCTGGTCGTTCAACCCTGGGATCCGAACTCTCTCTCCGATATCGAGAAGGCGATCATGCAGGCCAACGTGGGGCTCAATCCCTCCAACGACGGCAAGATCATCCGGATTCCGGTTCCCGAGATCAGCGAGGAGCGCCGCCGCGACCTGGTCAAGGTGATCAAGAAGATCGCCGAGGAAGGCAAGGTTTCCATCCGCAACGTTCGCCGCGAGGCCAACCATCAGATCGAGGAACTGGGGAAGGGAGGGAAGGTCCCCGAGGACGAGAAGTTCCGCTTTCTGGAGGAGGTCCAAACCAAGACCGACGAGTACGTCAGGGAGATCGAGGACCTGCTTGCCGCCAAGGAGCGGGAACTCCTCGAGATCTGA
- the pyrH gene encoding UMP kinase, with amino-acid sequence MAMGAVPRYRRVVLKLSGETLGRPGEIFDAGALAFLAENVREVAEAGVEIGIVGGGGNIVRGVNAGTMGIERTAADQMGMLATVINGMALRGALEQAGLRARLFSCVPVGAVAELYSPRAARQALEDGEVGIFSGGTGNPFVSTDTAALLRACDICADAVLKATKVDGIYTADPKKDPNAVKFEELTYVKALELGLKIMDFSAFGLASENGIPVLVFDFWAEHALRRAAMGEKIGTLLHA; translated from the coding sequence ATCGCGATGGGCGCGGTTCCCAGGTATCGGCGGGTCGTCCTCAAGCTCAGCGGGGAAACCCTGGGCCGTCCCGGGGAGATATTCGACGCGGGCGCACTGGCTTTCCTGGCCGAAAACGTTCGGGAAGTGGCCGAGGCCGGAGTGGAGATCGGGATCGTGGGGGGAGGAGGCAATATCGTCCGCGGCGTCAACGCCGGGACCATGGGGATCGAGCGCACCGCCGCCGACCAGATGGGGATGCTGGCGACGGTCATCAACGGCATGGCCCTGCGCGGCGCCCTGGAGCAAGCCGGTCTCAGGGCCCGGCTTTTCTCCTGCGTCCCGGTCGGGGCGGTGGCGGAACTCTATTCCCCCCGTGCCGCCCGTCAGGCGCTGGAAGACGGTGAAGTCGGGATCTTTTCCGGCGGAACCGGAAATCCTTTCGTCTCCACCGACACCGCCGCGCTGCTGCGGGCCTGCGACATCTGCGCCGATGCCGTCCTCAAGGCCACCAAGGTCGACGGGATCTATACCGCCGATCCCAAGAAGGACCCGAACGCGGTCAAGTTCGAGGAGCTGACCTACGTCAAGGCCCTGGAGTTGGGGCTGAAGATCATGGATTTTTCCGCCTTCGGCCTGGCCAGCGAAAACGGCATCCCCGTTCTGGTTTTCGATTTTTGGGCGGAACACGCGCTGCGGCGCGCCGCCATGGGAGAGAAGATAGGCACCCTGCTGCATGCTTGA
- the tsf gene encoding translation elongation factor Ts, whose amino-acid sequence MIIDSGMVKELREKTGAGIMACKQALQQADGDEAKAVEILRKEGQAKIAKREGRQAREGLLRIGVSPDGKRAALIEFNCETDFVARTPEFSELADWVLGEVMGRGEAAAAGSEVLERIKDYSGKTGEKMELSRALLWEKEGFIGGYLHHNSKVAALVELSAPVPEAAAETAMQVVAYNPDYITERDVPAEVKEKELEIAGAQFADKPPEVRDKIVAGKWRKRLAELCLVDFPYMRDPEMSVGEYIRKEAGPNVEVLSFVRWRLGEIGE is encoded by the coding sequence ATGATCATCGATTCCGGAATGGTTAAGGAACTGAGGGAGAAGACCGGAGCGGGGATCATGGCCTGCAAGCAGGCCCTCCAGCAGGCCGACGGCGACGAGGCCAAGGCGGTAGAGATCCTGCGCAAGGAAGGCCAGGCCAAGATCGCCAAGAGGGAAGGCCGGCAGGCGCGGGAAGGTTTGCTGCGTATCGGCGTTTCTCCGGACGGGAAACGGGCCGCGCTGATCGAATTCAACTGCGAAACCGATTTCGTCGCCCGCACGCCGGAATTTTCCGAGTTGGCCGATTGGGTTCTGGGAGAAGTCATGGGCCGCGGCGAAGCCGCCGCCGCCGGCTCGGAAGTCCTGGAGCGGATCAAGGACTATTCCGGCAAAACCGGAGAAAAGATGGAACTATCCCGGGCCCTGCTCTGGGAAAAAGAGGGGTTCATCGGGGGGTACCTTCATCACAATTCCAAGGTGGCCGCCCTGGTCGAGCTCTCCGCCCCCGTACCCGAAGCGGCCGCGGAGACGGCGATGCAGGTGGTCGCGTACAACCCCGACTATATCACCGAGAGGGACGTTCCCGCGGAGGTGAAGGAAAAGGAATTGGAGATCGCGGGCGCGCAGTTCGCCGACAAGCCCCCGGAAGTAAGGGATAAGATCGTGGCGGGCAAGTGGCGCAAGCGCCTGGCCGAACTCTGCCTGGTGGATTTTCCCTATATGCGGGACCCGGAGATGAGCGTGGGCGAGTATATCCGCAAGGAAGCCGGCCCGAACGTCGAGGTCCTCTCCTTCGTCCGCTGGCGTCTCGGCGAGATCGGGGAGTGA
- the rpsB gene encoding 30S ribosomal protein S2 — protein sequence MSSATIKELLEAGVHFGHQTKRWNPRMEGFIFEARSKVHIIDLRQTSRQLRLARKFIREQVAEGKEVLFVGTKRQVQDTIKEAAEKTGMHYVNDRWLGGTLTNFQTIRSSIQRLEKLEKVKNEGLEGRSKKEIAALAREESKLHRNLDGIRKMVRVPGVLVVIDIQREYNAVREGRKLGIPIVAVVDSNCDPNLVNYPIPGNDDGIRSTRLVVAQLVEAIEEGLAEGRVVRDTANEKATVAPAPAAPEPAPAAPEAEAADAPAAAGDDEEEEA from the coding sequence GTGAGTTCTGCAACCATTAAAGAATTGCTTGAAGCCGGCGTGCATTTCGGTCATCAGACCAAACGCTGGAACCCCCGGATGGAGGGCTTCATCTTCGAGGCCCGCAGCAAGGTACACATCATCGATTTGAGGCAGACCAGCCGCCAGCTGCGCCTGGCCCGGAAATTCATCCGGGAGCAGGTGGCCGAAGGCAAGGAGGTCCTCTTCGTCGGAACCAAACGCCAGGTCCAGGACACGATCAAGGAAGCGGCGGAAAAGACCGGCATGCACTACGTCAACGACCGGTGGCTGGGAGGCACGCTCACCAATTTCCAGACCATCCGCTCCAGCATCCAGCGGCTGGAAAAGTTGGAGAAGGTCAAGAACGAGGGCCTGGAGGGGCGTTCGAAAAAAGAGATCGCCGCCCTCGCCCGCGAGGAATCGAAACTCCACCGCAACCTGGACGGGATCAGGAAAATGGTCAGGGTTCCGGGAGTCCTGGTGGTGATCGATATCCAGCGGGAGTACAACGCGGTTCGCGAAGGCCGCAAACTGGGCATCCCCATCGTCGCGGTCGTCGACAGCAACTGCGATCCCAACCTGGTCAACTATCCGATCCCGGGCAACGACGACGGTATCCGCTCCACCCGGCTGGTCGTCGCCCAGTTGGTGGAAGCGATCGAGGAGGGCCTGGCCGAGGGCCGCGTGGTCCGGGATACCGCCAACGAGAAAGCGACGGTTGCCCCGGCTCCCGCCGCTCCGGAGCCGGCGCCCGCGGCCCCGGAAGCCGAGGCGGCCGATGCTCCGGCCGCCGCCGGCGACGACGAGGAGGAGGAAGCATGA
- a CDS encoding lysophospholipid acyltransferase family protein, which yields MKTGAATTLTAALASGLIRMVGRSSDWEFHNREELEKVLESPGRAIFAFWHNRFMMMPYIYRRFLQPGRRISVIVSRSRDGELLSRLIGAFGLHSVRGSSTRGGRAAFVEIVRDLAAGGDAAVTPDGPKGPRYQVHEGVIAIAAVTGLPILPVSFASTLQLVIAGSWDHMRIPLPLGRIRVVFGPAIEVPRAAAGEERSRWAEVLRRSLRAVDRRAERGASASEK from the coding sequence TTGAAAACCGGGGCCGCGACCACGCTTACCGCCGCCCTCGCCTCGGGGCTGATCCGGATGGTCGGCCGCAGCTCGGATTGGGAGTTTCACAACCGGGAAGAGCTGGAAAAGGTTCTGGAGTCGCCCGGCCGGGCGATCTTCGCCTTCTGGCACAACCGGTTCATGATGATGCCATATATCTATCGCCGCTTTCTACAGCCGGGCCGGCGGATTTCGGTGATCGTCAGCCGCTCCCGCGACGGGGAACTGCTTTCGCGCCTGATCGGGGCTTTCGGCCTGCATTCGGTGCGGGGATCGAGCACCCGCGGCGGGCGGGCCGCCTTCGTGGAGATCGTCCGCGACCTCGCCGCCGGCGGGGATGCCGCCGTCACCCCCGACGGGCCCAAGGGACCCCGCTACCAGGTTCACGAGGGAGTGATCGCGATCGCGGCCGTGACCGGGCTCCCCATCCTCCCGGTTTCCTTCGCCTCGACCCTGCAGCTGGTCATAGCCGGAAGCTGGGACCACATGAGAATCCCCCTGCCCCTGGGCCGGATCCGGGTCGTTTTCGGTCCCGCCATCGAAGTCCCCCGAGCCGCCGCCGGCGAAGAACGGAGCCGGTGGGCCGAGGTCCTGCGCCGGAGCCTGAGGGCCGTCGATCGCCGGGCGGAACGGGGCGCGTCCGCGTCCGAAAAATGA
- a CDS encoding ABC transporter ATP-binding protein, whose amino-acid sequence MKSYLKLLKLARRYIFFLIVAAVLSSLISSTMGVSFTAILPFWSKIVEGDPFIPQVSIELPAFLQTAIDSFAAWVNNLPNQKLLYYLIYFVVGISVIRGGLTFLADITLQFVGNSVVRNTRSRIYSHLQSLSLDYFTEQRTGELMARITYDADLLHRGISEGFIRLMQNACDLVLYAGLPIIINWQLALLVFGIFLFLMPPILIIGNVIRKLSSHSQEKIADISSLLQETISGIRVVKAFSMEDYEVKRFERSNKRFYRLMMGMARLDAMVSPVTEVVVIVAMAVVLAVMGNAILDREIDAAQFVIYLACLGSIPRPIKQLGRANNMIQRSAAAMDRIENILRIESSVSEKPDAIEVPPIQESVVFENVGFSYTGKEPVLEGIDLRVRKGEVIAIVGSSGSGKSTLVNLIPRFYDPTAGRIMLDGVDLRDATIRSLRAQMGIVTQEVILFNETVAGNIAYGKKATDREQIAAAARTANAHDFIMKLPHQYDTEVGERGYALSGGERQRISIARAILKDPPILILDEATSALDAESEKLVQEALNRLMVDRTVFVIAHRLSTVRGADRIVVLEDRRIVQVGRHDQLLASGGPYSRLYELQFSR is encoded by the coding sequence ATGAAATCGTATCTGAAACTCCTGAAGCTGGCCCGAAGGTACATCTTCTTCCTGATCGTGGCCGCAGTGCTCTCCTCCCTCATCTCCTCCACCATGGGCGTGAGTTTCACGGCCATTCTCCCCTTCTGGTCGAAGATCGTCGAAGGAGACCCCTTTATCCCCCAGGTATCGATCGAGCTTCCGGCTTTTCTCCAAACCGCCATCGACTCCTTCGCCGCCTGGGTGAACAACCTTCCCAACCAGAAGCTGCTGTATTATCTGATCTATTTCGTGGTCGGCATCTCCGTCATCCGGGGGGGGTTGACGTTTCTGGCCGACATCACCCTGCAGTTCGTCGGCAACAGCGTGGTCCGGAACACCCGTTCCCGCATCTATTCGCATCTGCAGTCGCTTTCCCTGGACTACTTCACCGAACAACGGACCGGCGAGCTGATGGCCCGGATCACCTACGACGCCGATCTTCTCCACCGGGGGATCTCCGAAGGGTTCATCCGGCTGATGCAGAACGCCTGCGATCTCGTTCTCTACGCCGGCCTTCCCATCATCATCAACTGGCAGCTGGCCCTGCTCGTCTTCGGCATCTTCCTCTTCCTCATGCCCCCGATTCTCATCATCGGCAACGTCATCAGGAAACTCTCTTCCCACTCCCAGGAGAAAATCGCCGACATCAGTTCCCTCCTCCAGGAGACCATCTCCGGAATCCGGGTGGTCAAGGCGTTTTCCATGGAGGACTACGAAGTCAAACGCTTCGAACGCTCGAACAAACGGTTCTACCGCCTGATGATGGGCATGGCGCGGCTCGACGCCATGGTTTCTCCCGTGACCGAAGTGGTGGTGATCGTGGCCATGGCCGTGGTTCTGGCGGTGATGGGGAACGCCATTCTCGACCGCGAGATCGACGCCGCCCAGTTCGTGATCTACCTGGCCTGCCTGGGCTCGATCCCGCGCCCCATCAAGCAGTTGGGCCGGGCGAACAACATGATCCAGCGCTCCGCCGCGGCCATGGACCGGATCGAAAACATTCTCCGGATCGAAAGCTCGGTCTCCGAGAAACCGGACGCGATCGAGGTCCCGCCGATCCAGGAATCGGTGGTCTTCGAAAACGTGGGGTTTTCCTACACCGGGAAAGAACCGGTGTTGGAAGGGATCGATCTCCGGGTGCGCAAAGGCGAGGTCATCGCCATCGTCGGGTCCTCGGGGTCGGGTAAGAGCACGCTGGTCAACCTCATTCCCCGGTTTTACGACCCCACGGCCGGAAGGATCATGCTGGACGGGGTCGACCTCAGGGACGCGACCATCCGGTCGCTGCGCGCGCAGATGGGAATAGTTACCCAGGAAGTCATCCTCTTCAACGAAACCGTGGCCGGGAACATCGCCTACGGGAAAAAAGCCACCGACCGCGAGCAGATCGCCGCCGCCGCGCGCACCGCCAACGCCCACGATTTCATCATGAAGCTGCCCCACCAGTACGACACCGAAGTCGGGGAAAGGGGGTACGCTCTCTCCGGCGGGGAGCGCCAGCGGATATCCATCGCCCGGGCCATCCTCAAGGATCCCCCCATTCTTATCCTGGACGAAGCCACTTCGGCGCTCGATGCCGAGTCCGAAAAACTGGTTCAGGAGGCGCTGAACCGGCTGATGGTGGATCGCACCGTCTTCGTCATCGCCCACCGCCTTTCCACGGTCCGCGGCGCCGACCGGATCGTGGTCCTGGAAGACCGCCGGATCGTGCAAGTCGGCCGCCACGACCAGCTCCTGGCTTCGGGAGGACCCTACAGCCGGCTCTATGAGCTCCAGTTTTCGCGCTGA
- the lpxB gene encoding lipid-A-disaccharide synthase gives MNATAPPPAFGKIMVLAGEKSGDQHAAALCRELAKLRPGLEMFGMGGDEMEAAGVELVERITGHSVVGIWEAVRELGRFRRLFNYLAGVMEERRPDVVVLVDFPGFNLRFARRARRRGIATAYYICPQVWAWGRGRVKQLKRFVDRLLVIFPFEREFFRRYGIEAEFVGHPLADVLASFPDREAARRRLELSPGPVVGLLPGSRPGEIGRIYPVLIEAASLLAARRPQIQFVTPISSPDLREMAESLAGTFPGRLRLVDGRSREVMAASDLLLVASGTATLEGAVLGVPMEVVYRVSFLSWLAGMVLVKIPYISLVNIVSGRCVVPEYIQRAARPEEIAARAEELLAPGPRRQAMTDALRGVRTKLGEPGAAARAARVIMEMPALSAPSAEKGR, from the coding sequence GTGAACGCGACGGCCCCCCCCCCAGCCTTCGGCAAAATCATGGTCCTGGCCGGAGAAAAATCCGGCGACCAGCACGCCGCCGCCCTCTGCCGGGAGTTGGCGAAGCTGCGGCCGGGGCTGGAGATGTTCGGCATGGGGGGGGACGAGATGGAAGCGGCCGGGGTGGAACTGGTCGAGCGGATCACCGGGCACTCCGTGGTCGGTATCTGGGAGGCGGTGAGGGAGCTGGGCCGGTTCCGGCGCCTTTTCAACTACCTGGCGGGAGTGATGGAAGAGCGCCGTCCCGACGTCGTCGTCCTCGTGGATTTCCCCGGTTTCAACCTCCGTTTCGCCCGACGCGCCCGCCGCCGGGGGATCGCGACCGCCTACTACATCTGCCCGCAGGTCTGGGCCTGGGGGAGGGGACGCGTCAAGCAGTTGAAACGCTTCGTCGACCGGCTCCTGGTCATCTTCCCCTTCGAGCGCGAATTTTTCCGGCGCTACGGGATCGAAGCCGAATTCGTCGGCCATCCCTTGGCCGATGTCCTCGCTTCCTTCCCGGACCGGGAGGCCGCGCGCCGCCGCCTGGAGCTTTCTCCCGGGCCCGTGGTCGGCTTGCTCCCCGGTTCCCGGCCGGGCGAGATCGGGAGAATCTACCCCGTGCTGATCGAGGCCGCTTCCCTTCTCGCCGCCCGCCGCCCGCAGATCCAATTCGTCACCCCGATCTCGTCTCCGGATCTGAGGGAGATGGCCGAATCGCTGGCCGGGACCTTTCCCGGGCGCCTGCGCCTGGTGGACGGAAGGTCCCGCGAGGTCATGGCGGCTTCGGATCTTCTCCTGGTGGCATCGGGAACGGCCACGCTCGAGGGAGCCGTCCTCGGCGTGCCCATGGAGGTCGTCTACCGGGTCAGCTTTTTAAGCTGGCTCGCGGGTATGGTCCTGGTTAAGATTCCCTACATCAGCCTGGTCAATATCGTCTCCGGCCGTTGCGTGGTTCCCGAGTACATCCAACGCGCCGCCCGTCCGGAGGAGATAGCAGCCCGGGCCGAAGAACTGCTGGCCCCCGGTCCCCGCCGCCAGGCGATGACGGACGCTCTCCGGGGGGTACGGACGAAGTTGGGCGAACCGGGCGCCGCCGCCCGCGCGGCCCGGGTGATTATGGAGATGCCGGCGCTCTCGGCGCCTTCCGCAGAGAAGGGAAGATGA